The Haloarcula laminariae genomic sequence TCACTCGCTACCGCTCGCTCGTTCCGGGGTCCGAATCCGCCGGACGCATCCGCTCCTCATGTTCGTTCGTCGCAGGATGGGTTGGGGCGGATTCGAACCGCCGACCCTCGCCGTGTGAAGGCGATGTCATAACCGGACTAGACCACCAACCCGGCACCCGTAGCTATACGAGGGGCTACTTTAAGAATTGCGTTCCGATTACGCGTCCGGCGCCTGTTTCCCGCGGTAGTCCCCGATCCGCTCACGTGCCTGTCCGATTGCGGTTTCGGCCTCCCCCTCGGCGCGCTCCTGAAGCGTCTTCAGGTCCGCCTTCACGGCCTCCAGCCGGCTCGGCTCCGGTTCCGCCTCGGTGCCGGTGAGTTCCCGGAACCGCGCCTCGACCGGTTCCAGCTCCTCTTTGAGGCCCTTGCCCGCAGTCTCGCCGGCGCGCTTGAGGTAGTACCGTGCGTCTTCGAAGTGTTTATTCATATCTGTTCTTTCGCTAAGGACAGATATAGCCTTTGTGGCGCGGCCTGGTAGCAGCTAGCAAGGGAGAACAGCTTCGAACACGATGCCCCCAGCGTGTCACAAGCGGCGTTCCCAGTCTGGACGAGTATGAGCGTGCGGGGCCGAATGATACCGTGCGCCGTCCGTGACTGGCGTCCCAGCGACGAGACACTGCCCGCGTTGGAAAATAAACCGACCGTGCTACCGTCAACGGTGTACGAACTGTTTTCACCGACCGCGCGATAGCTCGCCGTATGTTCACACGGGTGTCGATACCGACGCCGTTCCAGATCGGCGCGGTCAACGCCTACGTCGCGGGCCGAACCATCGTCGACCCTGGACCGGACAGCGAGGAGGCCTGGTCGCGCCTGCTGGAAGCGCTGGAAGCTCGGGAACTCGCGCCGAGCGACATCTCGCAAGTGGTCGTTACTCACCCCCATCCGGACCACTTCGGTCTGGCGCATCGGTTCCGGGACGCCGGCGCGCGGGTGCTGGCCAGTTCCGAGGGCGCCGCCATCATGCGCGATTTCGGCGCCCGCCTGCGCTACGAGCAGTCCTACTTCACGGACTTCTTCGAACGCTGTGGTATCTCCAGGGAGACGGCGAAGGCGGTCACACAGCTCCCCGAGGCGTTTCTCCCCTACGCAAGGAGCGTCGAGACCGACCGGGAGCTCGACGACGGCGACATCATCACGGTCGACGACGAGTCACTGACCGTCGACGGCGTCGCCGGTCACGCCGTCGGCGAGTGCATCTTCTCCTACGACCACGAGGGGCGCCGCGAGGCCATCGTCGGCGACACGGTACTCGGCGACATCACGCCGAACCCCTTCCTTCAGCCACCGCCCGAGGAGGGGGGCGAACGCCCCCGCGTTCTGCCGGCGTTCAACGACTCCCTGCGGTGGCTCCGCGAGCAGGGCCACGACCGTTTCCTCACCGGCCACCGGGAGCCGGTCGAGTCGCCGTCGGAGCGCATCGACGCCACTCTGGCGGCTCACGACCAGCGCAGCGACGAGGTGGCCGACATCGTGAGCGAGGGCACGACGACGCCGGTCGACGTGATGACGGCGCTCTTTGGCGACCTCCCCGCGACGGAGTACTTCGCGGGGATGAGCGAGGCTGTCGGGCATCTCGACGTGCTCGAAGCGCGCGGTCGGGTGGAAAAACGGGAGAGCGGCGGCGTGTTCGTCTACGAGCTACAGTAGCTCGACGGCTCGGAAGGCGATCTCCGAGATGTATCCGAAGCCGGGAATCAGGAGCACGGTGATGACCGCCGCGGCGACGATGGCGGTGTACAGCCCCGTCGGGTAGGACTCGATAGAGCGCTCGCCGGTGGGCTCCTCGATCCACATCGCCTTGACGACGCGGGAGTAGTAGAACAGGCTGAGCGCGCTGTTGATGACCAGCGCGGCCGCCAGCGACCACGCGCTGACGTTCAGCGTCGCCTGGAACAGGTAGAACTTCGAGAAGAACCCGCCGCCGATGGGCAGGCCGGCGAGGCTGAAGAGGAACACCGTCATCGCGGCACAGGCCACCGGCGCCTCCTTGCCGAGGCCGTTGTAGTCCTCGAAGCGTCGGCCGACGCCCCAGTACTCCGCCAGCGCGATGAAGAGGAACGCGCCGGTGTTCATGAAGCCATAGACCATGAGGTGGGCCATCCCGGCGCTCATCGATAGCGACATCCCGTCACCGGTCGCAGTGAGAGCGGCCAGCCCGATGAGAACGTAGCCGGCGTGACCGATCGAGGAGTAGGCCAGCATCCGCTTGACCGTCTCCTGGGTCGCCGCGGCGAAGTTCCCGACGAACATCGTCGCGATGGCCAACACCTGGAAGACGACGAACCAGTCGACGGCGCCGCTCCCGACGAGCGAGCCGATGGGGAAGGCCACGGCGAAGATGCGGAACGCCAGCACGAAGCCGGCGGCCTTCGAGGCCGAGGAGAGGAACGCCGAGATGGGCGCGGGCGCGCCCTCGTAGGCCTCGGGCGCCCAGAACTGGAACGGCACGGCGGCCATCTTGAACGCGAGGCCGCCGATAATCATCACGATACCGACGCCGAGGATGGACATGGGCACCGAGGCGCCGCTCGCCCCGGCCTCGACGCTCCCGTCGACGACGGTCTGGACAGTGCCGGACTCGACGGCCGTCGCGACGGCGTCAAAGCGGAGGACGCCGGTCGCGGCGTACACGAGCGAGATGCCGTAGGCGAACACCGCCGAGGAGACCGCGCCGACGAGGAAGTACTTCAGTCCGGCCTCGACGCTCCCCCGGTTCTTCTTCAGGAAGGCGACGAGGGCGTAGGACGGCAGGGAGATGAGTTCGAAGGCGACGAAGGCCGTCGCTAGACTGTTAGCGGCCGACAGCAGGCTCATACCGGTCGCCGACAGCAGGACCAGCGAGTAGAACTCCGCCTGGTAGGCGTGTTCGCGCACGTAGTCCATACTGGCGAGTGTCACCAGAGCGGTGACGCTCGCGACGATTATCATGAAGAACAGCGCCATCTGGTCGACGACCAGCTGACCGCTGAAGAGGGTGGCGACGCCGTCCCCGCCCTGTTCGGTCGGGATGCCGACCTCCCTGTACAGCAGGTACACCGCCGCGGTCAGCGAGCCCAGCGAGCCGGCGACGGCGATGCCGCCGAGCAGCGTCGTGTTCGTCGTGTCGGGGTCGACGCTATCCGCGAGCAAGAGCACGAGCGCGGCCGCGACGAACGTCAGGGCGGGCGCGGTTGCCAGCCACGTCGGGTCGACCATCTATGCACCACCTCCGGTGAGCGGAGCGATTGCGTGTTGTATCATATCCAGCGAGAGGTCGGGGGCGACACCCAGGGCGATGACGAGCAAGAGCAGGACCGCAAGCGGCGCCACGTCGTGGAAGGCCGCGCGGCCGACCTCGTAGTCGGTCTCCAGCTTGAAGCCGCCAAAGAGCGTGCGCTGCATCGCCCACAGCAGGTAACCGGCGACGATGACGATGCCGAACATCGCCAGCGACGTCAACACGGGAGCACTCGCGCCCAGGGTCGCCGCGTCGAAGGCGCCCTGGAAGATGAAGAACTCGGCGGCGAAGCCGGCCATCAGCGGCAGGCCCATGTAGCCGAAGGCGGCGGCGACGAAGATGCCGACCGTCCACGGCATCCGGTCCGCGAGCCCGGACATGTCGCCGACCATGCGCGTGTGCGTCGTGTTGTAGATGACGCCGACGGTCATGAACATCAGCCCGGAAATGAGGCCGTGGGCGACCATCTGGAAGGTCGCACCGCCCATCCCGAGCGGGGTGAACGCGACCAGCCCCAGGATGACGTATCCCATCGAGGAGATAGAGGAGTACGCGACGATGCGTTTGAGGTCACGCTGGGCCAGCGCCAGCATCGCGCCGTAGATGACCGACACGACGCCGACGATGGCCAGCGGGACCGCGAGCTGTCGGGCCGTCGCCTCCAGCATCGTGAAGTTGAATCGGAGCAAGGCGTAGGTCCCCATCTTCAGGAGGACGCCGGCCAGCATCACCGACACCGGCGTCGGCGCCTCGACGTGGGCGTCGGGCAGCCACGTGTGCAGCGGGAAGACCGGCACCTTCACCGCGAAGCCGACGAACATCAGGACGAACGAAATCGTCGCCAGGCTGTAGCCGGCTATCGTCGGGAGCCCGGTCGCCGTCCGGAACGCCGTCGCCATCGCGGGCAGCGACAGCGTCGTCAGGTCCGTCGCGAACACGAGGGCAAAGAGCCCCGCGAACATCACCAGCGAGGCGACGTTCGTGTAGACGAAGAACTTGATGGCGGCGTACTTCCGGCGCGGGCCGCCCCACACGCCGATGAGGAAGTACATCGGGATGAGCACGCCCTCCCAGAAGACGAACCAGAGGAAGAAATCGAGCGCGGTGAACACGCCGATGAGGCTCACTTCCATGAGGAGCATCAGCCCGTAGAACTGGGACTGTCGCTCGTCGATGGGCGTCCACGCCGAGACGATAGCCAGCGTCGTCAGGATGGTCGTCAGCGCCAGCAGCGGCATGCTGACGCCGTCCAGCCC encodes the following:
- a CDS encoding DUF7553 family protein, with amino-acid sequence MNKHFEDARYYLKRAGETAGKGLKEELEPVEARFRELTGTEAEPEPSRLEAVKADLKTLQERAEGEAETAIGQARERIGDYRGKQAPDA
- a CDS encoding MBL fold metallo-hydrolase; the encoded protein is MFTRVSIPTPFQIGAVNAYVAGRTIVDPGPDSEEAWSRLLEALEARELAPSDISQVVVTHPHPDHFGLAHRFRDAGARVLASSEGAAIMRDFGARLRYEQSYFTDFFERCGISRETAKAVTQLPEAFLPYARSVETDRELDDGDIITVDDESLTVDGVAGHAVGECIFSYDHEGRREAIVGDTVLGDITPNPFLQPPPEEGGERPRVLPAFNDSLRWLREQGHDRFLTGHREPVESPSERIDATLAAHDQRSDEVADIVSEGTTTPVDVMTALFGDLPATEYFAGMSEAVGHLDVLEARGRVEKRESGGVFVYELQ
- a CDS encoding NADH-quinone oxidoreductase subunit N, producing MVDPTWLATAPALTFVAAALVLLLADSVDPDTTNTTLLGGIAVAGSLGSLTAAVYLLYREVGIPTEQGGDGVATLFSGQLVVDQMALFFMIIVASVTALVTLASMDYVREHAYQAEFYSLVLLSATGMSLLSAANSLATAFVAFELISLPSYALVAFLKKNRGSVEAGLKYFLVGAVSSAVFAYGISLVYAATGVLRFDAVATAVESGTVQTVVDGSVEAGASGASVPMSILGVGIVMIIGGLAFKMAAVPFQFWAPEAYEGAPAPISAFLSSASKAAGFVLAFRIFAVAFPIGSLVGSGAVDWFVVFQVLAIATMFVGNFAAATQETVKRMLAYSSIGHAGYVLIGLAALTATGDGMSLSMSAGMAHLMVYGFMNTGAFLFIALAEYWGVGRRFEDYNGLGKEAPVACAAMTVFLFSLAGLPIGGGFFSKFYLFQATLNVSAWSLAAALVINSALSLFYYSRVVKAMWIEEPTGERSIESYPTGLYTAIVAAAVITVLLIPGFGYISEIAFRAVELL
- a CDS encoding complex I subunit 4 family protein produces the protein MLVETLLLVTLLGAGVVMLAPDRFAGKLAAGISVIPVALTTYMYYVFLTDYNGAGNALLSPGEAAFGTQVPWLSLGEYTVQYYVGLDGVSMPLLALTTILTTLAIVSAWTPIDERQSQFYGLMLLMEVSLIGVFTALDFFLWFVFWEGVLIPMYFLIGVWGGPRRKYAAIKFFVYTNVASLVMFAGLFALVFATDLTTLSLPAMATAFRTATGLPTIAGYSLATISFVLMFVGFAVKVPVFPLHTWLPDAHVEAPTPVSVMLAGVLLKMGTYALLRFNFTMLEATARQLAVPLAIVGVVSVIYGAMLALAQRDLKRIVAYSSISSMGYVILGLVAFTPLGMGGATFQMVAHGLISGLMFMTVGVIYNTTHTRMVGDMSGLADRMPWTVGIFVAAAFGYMGLPLMAGFAAEFFIFQGAFDAATLGASAPVLTSLAMFGIVIVAGYLLWAMQRTLFGGFKLETDYEVGRAAFHDVAPLAVLLLLVIALGVAPDLSLDMIQHAIAPLTGGGA